A window of Struthio camelus isolate bStrCam1 chromosome 15, bStrCam1.hap1, whole genome shotgun sequence contains these coding sequences:
- the SOCS1 gene encoding suppressor of cytokine signaling 1, giving the protein MVAHSKVSADNAVAADPRCLLDPPARDRSQARIYHGPGRPGTVQAQSNTHFRTFRSQADFSSITRASTLLDACGFYWGPLTVNAAHEKLKSEPEGTFLIRDSMQKNCFFAISVKTATGPTSIRINFQTGRFSLDGSKESFDCLFKLLEHYISSPRKVLVTPLRKVRVQPLQELCRKSIVKTFGRENLNQIPLNPVLKDYLKSFPFQI; this is encoded by the coding sequence ATGGTAGCGCACAGCAAGGTGTCAGCAGATAATGCAGTTGCAGCAGACCCGAGATGTCTACTTGACCCTCCAGCACGGGATCGTTCACAGGCTCGGATCTACCacggccccggccggcccggcaCTGTGCAGGCGCAGAGCAACACGCACTTCCGAACCTTCCGCTCGCAGGCGGATTTCAGTAGCATCACACGGGCGAGCACCCTGCTGGATGCCTGTGGCTTCTACTGGGGACCGCTGACTGTCAATGCTGCCCATGAGAAGCTGAAGTCAGAGCCTGAGGGCACCTTCCTCATCAGGGACAGCATGCAGAAGAACTGCTTCTTTGCCATCAGTGTTAAGACTGCGACTGGGCCCACCAGCATCCGAATAAACTTTCAGACTGGGCGTTTCAGCCTGGATGGCAGCAAAGAGAGTTTTGACTGTCTTTTTAAGCTGCTGGAACATTACATAAGCTCCCCCAGGAAGGTACTGGTTACCCCCCTGCGAAAAGTCCGTGTGCAGCCCTTGCAGGAACTCTGCCGGAAGAGCATCGTGAAAACTTTTGGAAGGGAAAATTTAAATCAGATCCCCCTCAATCCAGTTTTAAAGGATTATCTGAAATCCTTCCCATTTCAGATATAA